CTACGATTTCATTTCATTTCAAAATGCTATCATGATCGGGACTTATGAGAATCAGTTCTTTTGTTCTGTTGTACCCCGTGGGATTGTTAAAGAAGATATTTCGGAGGAGTTCTTCATAATTGAACACATTGCCAATACCTATCTTTGTGTGAAGACCGCATATAAACATTATATCGGGAAAGAAATTGACAGGTTGTTAAAAAATCCGATACTAGATGAATATTTAAAAAGAGTAGTTTCATCTTTGAGGTGATCCCCATGAAGTGGTATTAACCATTGAAATCGTATTTCATCTAAGATTGGTAACACAAGACTATCTTCGTTGAATCCCCTAAGACTGCTGAATTTTCTAGCCTTCATACCTCTCAAATATTTTTCGCAATCATCGCATTTCACAATCTTTTCAACCTTTATGATGAAATTGAATCATTGATTGTGATGCTTCGGACCACTTAATTTTTAGTGAGGTTAATGAACTGAACATCGGACTTTAATTCTCAATTGCTCATCTTTTTGGTGAAGTCGGAAAATATGAGTAAGTTTTAGGGCATTTTTTTACCCACAATAAATTTAGAGGCAGTATATGAAAACCTTTTACAGCAGGTTGTTAATTCTAATCGGCATATTATCATTTATAACTTTCGGACAGATCCCTGATTCGTACCGTGAATCTTCCAAGCATGAACAAAACCTAAGGCATGAGCGAGACGCTCTACAGAAGCTTGATAACCGAGAGAATCCCGATTTGGACTCAAAGTTTGAGAGAACTCTCCGAATCAAAAAATCAGATGTATATTCAGGGGGTGGATTATTTATACTACTTTCTCTTGTTGGAGATGACGAGCGCTACACTTACACCTACGACGCAAATGGAAATCGATTGAGTGAGTTGAGGGAGAATTGGCAAAACGGTGCATGGGTTAATATTAGGAGATATACTTACACCTATGACGCAAACGGGAATCAATTGACAGAGTTGTGGGAGGATTGGACAAACGGTGCTTGGGTGAATGATTCAAGAAGAACTTCCACCTATGACGCAAATGGGAATCGATTGACGCGTATTCGTGAGAATTGGCAAAACGGTACATGGGTGAATGATTTCAGAGGATCCGCCACCTATGACGCAAATGGGAATATATTGACTTACCTGTGGGAGGATTGGACAAACGGTGCTTGGGTGAATGATCAGAGAGACAGCTATACCTATGACGGTGACGACAATACATTGTCCTTTACGAGAGAGGATTGGGAAAACGGTGCATGGGTGAATCAGTGGAGAGAAACTTACACCTACGACTTTAATAATAATTTATTGACTGATTTAAGGCATAGAATGGAAAACGGCGTATGGGTTAATAGTTATAGATACACCTATACCTATGATACAAATGGGAACCAGTTGACATGGTTGAGTGAGCCTTGGCGGAACGGTGCATGGGTGGGTGAAGTTAGAGGCACATTTAATTATGATGCAAATGAAAATCGATTGACAGAGTTGTGGGAAAATTGGCAAAATAGTGCTTGGATCACTACTCGTAGAGTAACCTACACCTATGACGCAAGTGGAAATCAATTGACTTATTTGACGGAGAAGTTGGAAAACGGTGCATGGGTGAATTGGGTGAGATACACTTACTCTTACGATTCTTTCAACAACACAATATCTGCAAGTTGCCATTTATGGTCAAATAATAGTTGGGTGTTAACGCCGAATCAATGTGAATTTTACTACAACAACAAGCAAGATAATGTGTCCATCTCTTCAACAACGGCAACTGCTACATATCAGTATATCACCGGTGTTGAAGATGGGCAGTCAGAAGTAGCCTCTTACGAGCTTTCACAAAACTACCCGAATCCGTTCAATCCGGTAACCGTTGTGCGTTTCGCGTTGCCGGTTGCGGGTGATGTGTCAATAGTGGTTTACAACTCTCTGGGTCAGGAAGTCGCGACACTTGTTAATGGATATCAGGAAGCCGGAAGGCACACGGTTACCTTTGATGCGTCAAAACTGACATCTGGTGTTTATTTCTACAGGCTAACTACTGAGCAAGGTTCGATTTCAAAAAAGATGACTTTGTTGAAGTAGTTAGTGGCTTTAGCTTAACATCACCGAAGATGAAAACAAAGAAGAGCATGTGGATAGATAAGAAATTTATCGATCCATATGCTCTTTCTTTTTTAACTAGACTTTTAAAGGTTCAAGTTAAGTTGCTGTTTAGACTCGACGATTTGATGTTAAGGTTTGTTAAGGTCGATTAACTATCACCTAAGCCACTTTATGCGAAAAAGTCATTATTCAAACTGGAATTCATTCATCCTGACGCTTTAGCATTAGATCAATCAATCTTTAAGTTGTCGAGCTTTTTAACTTCAGAGTGTAAATGTGCCGGCGAAAGATGTGCGTAGATTTTTACCGAATCTTGATCACTATGTCCTAGAAGCTCGGCAAGTGCATTAAAGTTTACACCTTGCATCGCCAAGTGGGAAGCAAAGCTATGCCTAAACTTATGAACATTTCCTTTGAGTCCCACCTTCTTGAGTATTCCTTTAATTATGTGTAACGGAACATTTTTTGAAATCATTTTGTAACTTTTCGGGGTGTAGAACACATAGGTTTCGTTTTTTCTAACCTGCTTTTGAAGTATTTCGATTGCATGTTCGTTGAGTCGAAGAATTTTTACTTTGCGATTCTTTGTAGTAATATCTTCATTTGATGTTATCTCCATAAAGGGATGTGGCACATCGAGGTGCACATTCGACCATCTCAGGGTTCTGATTTCTGCATTTCTTAATCCAGTGAAAAGAAGAAACCTGAAGAAGGGACGCCAGTGGTCATTCAACTTTTCAAAAATGATTTTTAACTCATCTAAGGAATAGAACTTAACACGAGGTTTTTCAATTATCTTGAAAGGTTCTATTCCCGTAACGGGATTTTCTTTACATGCTTTGATCTTTATTCCATGTACAAAGAGTCCGATAAGATATTTTCTGCAACTGTTTGCTGTCTTTTTTGCCCATGGTTTTTCAGTGAAATCATTTGATCCCAAAACCTCGTTCAAGAACTTCTGAATATAGTTAGACTTCATAAGTGAGACATCTTTAGCAGCGAGACTGAAGTACTTAGTTATGTATTTCAAGAAGGGTTGAGCATAATTATTATAGCGTTTAATCGAAGATTCGGCAAAATGATGAAGTTTGGTTTCCGCGTAGTCTGCAATGAGGTTTTCCAATGATATCGGATTAATCGAATCCAATCCGAACCTTCCCTCGTCAAATTGCCTGATTAGTCTTGCTCTTTCACGTTCGGCTTCCTGCTTGGTCCCTACTACATAGCGGTAATGCTCACCGGCGTACCGGTAGGAGACCCCATATGAATAACCTTTTTTTGTCTTCCGCCTCGTGAGGTTGATTGAAGGGATTTTCTTTTTCATATGCACATTTCCCATTTTTTGAGGTTAAAATGTACAAAAAATGTGCAAATAAAAAAAATAGCCCTTTATCTAAGTTGTTTCAGATAAAGGGCTTATTGTCAATTGGCGGAGAGCCAGGGATTCGAACCCCGGATACCCGTGAGGATATAACGGTTTTCAAGACCGCCGCATTCAACCACTCTGCCAGCTCTCCATTTTTCGTATTACCGAAAATTTAGACCACAAATATATTATTTTTTTCAATTTCCGACAAATATTTTAGACACAACTAAATAAATTATGTAATAACACAATAGAAATGACACTGCTACGACTCGATAGAAATGACACTCAAATTAATAAATTAGGTTTCAAAAACAGGAGACCTAAGATTGGGATCAACATTTCAAATGAGTCAAAGAGAAATA
This genomic interval from Bacteroidota bacterium contains the following:
- a CDS encoding site-specific integrase, which gives rise to MKKKIPSINLTRRKTKKGYSYGVSYRYAGEHYRYVVGTKQEAERERARLIRQFDEGRFGLDSINPISLENLIADYAETKLHHFAESSIKRYNNYAQPFLKYITKYFSLAAKDVSLMKSNYIQKFLNEVLGSNDFTEKPWAKKTANSCRKYLIGLFVHGIKIKACKENPVTGIEPFKIIEKPRVKFYSLDELKIIFEKLNDHWRPFFRFLLFTGLRNAEIRTLRWSNVHLDVPHPFMEITSNEDITTKNRKVKILRLNEHAIEILQKQVRKNETYVFYTPKSYKMISKNVPLHIIKGILKKVGLKGNVHKFRHSFASHLAMQGVNFNALAELLGHSDQDSVKIYAHLSPAHLHSEVKKLDNLKID
- a CDS encoding T9SS type A sorting domain-containing protein encodes the protein MDSKFERTLRIKKSDVYSGGGLFILLSLVGDDERYTYTYDANGNRLSELRENWQNGAWVNIRRYTYTYDANGNQLTELWEDWTNGAWVNDSRRTSTYDANGNRLTRIRENWQNGTWVNDFRGSATYDANGNILTYLWEDWTNGAWVNDQRDSYTYDGDDNTLSFTREDWENGAWVNQWRETYTYDFNNNLLTDLRHRMENGVWVNSYRYTYTYDTNGNQLTWLSEPWRNGAWVGEVRGTFNYDANENRLTELWENWQNSAWITTRRVTYTYDASGNQLTYLTEKLENGAWVNWVRYTYSYDSFNNTISASCHLWSNNSWVLTPNQCEFYYNNKQDNVSISSTTATATYQYITGVEDGQSEVASYELSQNYPNPFNPVTVVRFALPVAGDVSIVVYNSLGQEVATLVNGYQEAGRHTVTFDASKLTSGVYFYRLTTEQGSISKKMTLLK